A single window of Channa argus isolate prfri chromosome 12, Channa argus male v1.0, whole genome shotgun sequence DNA harbors:
- the LOC137137361 gene encoding uncharacterized protein, with protein MKTPSNSLLLGVSVLLLLCGLTVSAVYLNVSPNLQQFFTRGPPVSLSCVGEGQTVDGWTVKRTREGQTEQCGADHQDFEVSSSSTCVLSLTTTFIGVYLCETSLGKRSNQVTITVTDKDLILEIPALPVMTGSDVTLRCRNKNSGIVTAYFYKNETCTDLKSEHIISKVQQSDEGLYSCATDKSGNSPQSWLRVRDPPPTSDPHTTTSSGSSGADITTSYTAVAFINTDPPAPSSPISPLSLVRLCLHLLVFCPYFICTILMALSCCSRKTGHKPAEMEMTNSDKDYDDIIA; from the exons atgaaAACTCCATCAAACTCTCTGCTTCTCG GTGTGTctgtcctcctgctgctgtgtggacTCACTGTTTCTGCAG TCTATCTGAATGTCAGTCCAAACCTTCAGCAGTTCTTCACCAGAGGTCCTCCAGTATCTCTGAGTTGTGTAGGAGAAGGACAGACAGTTGATGGATGGACAGTGAAGAGGACCAGAGAGGGACAGACTGAGCAGTGTGGAGCAGACCATCAGGACTTTGAAGTTTCCTCTTCTTCCACTTGTGTTCTTAGTCTCACAACTACTTTCATTGGAGTTTACTTGTGTGAAACCAGTTTAGGAAAGAGGAGCAACCAGGTCACCATCACTGTAACTG ATAAAGATCTGATCTTGGAGATCCCTGCACTTCCTGtgatgacaggaagtgatgtcactctgcgttgtagaaataaaaatagtgGCATAGTCACTGCTTATTTCTATAAGAATGAAACCTGCACTGATTTAAAATCAGAGCACATCATCAGTAAAGTGCAACAGTCTGATGAAGGTCTCTACTCATGTGCTACTGATAAGTCTGGAAACTCTCCTCAGAGCTGGctgagggtcagag ATCCTCCTCCAACCTCTGATCCTCACACCACCACGTCATCTGGATCCTCTGGTGCAGATATCACCACTTCCTACACTGCTGTAGCATTTATAAATACTGATCCTCCAGCCCCCTCCTCTCCTATTTCCCCTCTGTCTTTGGTCCGACTTTGCCTCCATCTTCTTGTCTTCTGTCCATACTTCATCTGCACCATCCTGATGGCGCTGAGCtgttgcagcaggaagacag GACACAAACCAGCTGAGATGGAGATGACCAATAGTGACAAAGACTATGACGACATCATTGCTTAA